One region of Parerythrobacter jejuensis genomic DNA includes:
- a CDS encoding TonB-dependent receptor produces the protein MTLSRRTLEVKSTSRRVFALGTASSLAMCAMIAQPAMAQDADEDPAAESAEEEPDNLITVTGFRASLQNAQSIKENADTFVDVITSEDIGALPDRSVAEALQRVPGVNISRFEQRDDPDRFSVEGSGVIIRGLPFVRSELNGRDIFSANGGRVLSFNDVSPELLGRVEVFKNVTADMIEGSIAGTVNLVTRKPLDNPGWKIAGTIEANVGDLAEEWSPGFSLLGSKTFDSAVGTFGIQLAYAQSELQTRTDASQITDPCYRADTLDGPCFRVRPVGSGGFSGTALDATTFPPAGAVFVPKGAGVRTSNLTRDRNAFSAIGQWESNDGSAIVTVEYLRAKTEASIQEFSALALVNDDALFPIIAPGTTPTFDGNQFVSGTLTQFQPFNGGSGIPTELLRFEREDEAKTEDFSIDIDLAPTDRLRFNFEVQHIKSDRTENGFIGSMQTYTDVFIDNAGETPIVQFLEPTTGASNASYFNDPARTFYWFLIDNQVANEGDLTSMRLDGEYDVSDDGFFKKARFGARWSDRNRVTRNANFSNWGNLGAPWTGRGGNWNCGDFQAFGCGGAYVFDFPNSATLQNPFGDGFQRGNAPTPFGDGSAFFFGRENTVADYLSGAIAQEASAITAFTLTPNAWNPLTARTNNVPGGVWTPGEISDVDESTFSAYARADFGADFGGVTLDGNVGVRYVRTTVQSGGEIAFPTGQFFDTPPGGNGDGIVSVAELQAACGRVQPGQVAPGYCGLSAARLGEFASVFTGELIDDSAKIEYDHWLPSFNAKLDLNNGMLFRFAVSKGISRPDLASYRTGGSIFDNTGNLRAAGTLETGELFAINTGNRLLVPVESWNYDLSFEWYFDDVGSITVAGFLKDIKGIVNGGATTRTFTSPAGVSTDVLVNGPTNSDGGTLKGIEIAHQQTYDFLPGLLSGLGTQMTYTYVDGGAFNNSNLGAEQSPFAGNLPLAGISKHTVNATVFYEKGPISARAAYNWRSDFLQTPRDVIFPFSPIYGESTGQLDASIFLEVMDGIKVGVQGVNLLDEVTQTSQVIDFAGTRVRRSAFRNDRRFTFLARFDF, from the coding sequence ATGACCTTGTCACGCCGTACACTCGAAGTGAAATCAACGTCGCGCCGCGTCTTTGCACTCGGCACTGCATCCAGTCTTGCCATGTGTGCGATGATCGCTCAGCCGGCAATGGCGCAAGATGCGGATGAAGATCCTGCCGCCGAATCAGCTGAAGAAGAGCCCGATAACCTGATCACGGTTACCGGCTTTCGCGCATCGCTCCAGAATGCCCAGAGCATCAAGGAGAACGCGGACACCTTCGTCGATGTGATTACATCGGAAGATATCGGCGCATTGCCTGATCGTTCGGTGGCCGAAGCGCTGCAGCGTGTGCCCGGTGTGAATATCAGCCGTTTCGAACAGCGCGACGATCCCGACCGTTTCTCGGTTGAAGGTTCCGGTGTCATCATTCGCGGCCTGCCCTTCGTTCGCTCCGAACTGAACGGCCGCGACATCTTTTCCGCCAATGGCGGCCGCGTGCTGAGCTTCAATGACGTTTCCCCCGAGCTGCTAGGCCGGGTCGAGGTGTTCAAGAACGTCACGGCCGACATGATCGAGGGCAGCATTGCCGGTACCGTCAACCTCGTCACCCGCAAGCCGCTCGATAATCCGGGCTGGAAAATTGCCGGTACGATCGAGGCCAATGTCGGCGATCTGGCCGAAGAATGGTCGCCTGGCTTCTCTCTCCTGGGGTCGAAGACGTTCGACAGCGCCGTTGGCACTTTCGGCATCCAGCTGGCCTATGCCCAGTCCGAGTTGCAGACCCGCACCGACGCGTCACAGATTACTGACCCTTGCTATCGTGCCGATACGCTCGATGGTCCTTGCTTCCGCGTGCGGCCTGTTGGTTCGGGTGGCTTCTCAGGCACTGCTCTTGATGCCACAACGTTCCCGCCTGCCGGAGCCGTCTTTGTGCCGAAGGGTGCAGGTGTCCGCACATCGAACCTCACGCGTGATCGCAATGCATTCTCGGCCATCGGCCAGTGGGAAAGCAATGATGGTTCCGCCATTGTGACCGTGGAATATCTGCGAGCAAAGACGGAAGCTTCGATCCAAGAGTTCTCGGCTCTCGCGCTTGTTAATGACGACGCACTGTTCCCGATCATCGCACCGGGGACGACGCCCACGTTTGACGGAAACCAGTTCGTCTCAGGCACGCTGACCCAGTTCCAGCCCTTCAATGGCGGTTCGGGCATCCCGACCGAGCTTCTCCGTTTCGAGCGTGAGGACGAGGCGAAAACGGAAGATTTCTCGATCGATATCGATCTTGCTCCAACCGATCGCCTGCGCTTCAACTTCGAAGTGCAGCACATCAAGTCCGACAGGACTGAAAACGGATTCATCGGTTCGATGCAGACCTATACCGATGTGTTCATCGACAATGCCGGTGAAACGCCGATCGTCCAGTTCCTCGAACCGACGACCGGGGCATCGAATGCAAGCTATTTCAACGATCCGGCCCGCACCTTCTACTGGTTCCTGATCGATAATCAGGTCGCCAATGAAGGCGATCTCACCAGCATGCGTCTCGATGGCGAGTATGATGTCAGCGATGACGGCTTCTTCAAGAAGGCACGCTTCGGTGCCCGCTGGTCGGACCGCAATCGCGTAACCCGCAACGCAAACTTCTCCAACTGGGGCAACCTTGGTGCACCTTGGACCGGGCGTGGCGGCAACTGGAATTGTGGTGACTTCCAGGCCTTTGGTTGTGGCGGTGCCTATGTGTTCGATTTCCCGAACTCTGCAACGCTTCAGAACCCGTTCGGCGATGGTTTCCAGCGTGGCAACGCTCCGACGCCATTTGGTGACGGTTCGGCCTTCTTCTTCGGTCGTGAAAACACCGTTGCAGACTACCTGAGCGGTGCAATCGCGCAGGAAGCATCGGCCATCACGGCGTTCACGCTGACGCCGAATGCATGGAACCCGCTGACCGCGCGTACCAACAACGTACCAGGCGGTGTCTGGACGCCGGGTGAAATCTCGGATGTCGATGAAAGCACGTTCTCGGCCTATGCCCGTGCTGATTTCGGCGCCGATTTCGGCGGCGTGACGCTCGATGGTAACGTCGGGGTTCGTTATGTCCGAACCACCGTGCAAAGCGGTGGCGAGATCGCCTTCCCGACGGGCCAGTTCTTCGACACGCCTCCGGGTGGCAATGGCGACGGTATTGTCTCTGTCGCAGAATTGCAGGCCGCTTGTGGCCGGGTCCAGCCGGGACAAGTCGCGCCGGGCTATTGCGGGCTTTCAGCCGCGCGCCTGGGTGAATTCGCCTCGGTATTTACCGGCGAATTAATCGATGACAGTGCGAAGATCGAATACGATCACTGGCTGCCAAGCTTCAATGCGAAGCTCGACCTGAACAATGGCATGCTGTTCCGTTTTGCTGTCTCGAAGGGAATTTCGAGGCCGGACCTGGCTTCCTATCGGACAGGCGGCTCGATCTTCGACAATACCGGAAACCTGCGTGCTGCCGGCACGCTGGAAACGGGCGAGCTGTTTGCGATCAACACTGGCAACCGACTGCTGGTACCGGTCGAGTCGTGGAACTACGACCTCTCCTTCGAGTGGTATTTCGATGATGTCGGCTCGATCACGGTTGCCGGTTTCCTTAAGGATATCAAAGGTATAGTGAACGGTGGTGCGACCACACGGACATTCACCAGTCCGGCGGGTGTTTCGACCGACGTGCTTGTGAATGGTCCGACCAACAGCGATGGCGGAACCCTGAAGGGTATCGAAATCGCGCATCAGCAAACCTATGATTTCCTGCCAGGGCTCCTGAGCGGTCTGGGTACGCAGATGACATACACCTATGTCGATGGCGGCGCGTTCAACAATTCAAATCTGGGGGCCGAACAAAGCCCGTTTGCCGGAAACCTGCCCCTTGCAGGCATTTCCAAGCATACGGTCAATGCGACGGTGTTTTACGAGAAGGGGCCGATCTCTGCGCGTGCGGCCTACAACTGGCGTTCCGACTTCCTGCAAACACCGCGTGATGTGATCTTCCCGTTCTCGCCGATCTATGGCGAGAGCACCGGGCAACTGGATGCTTCGATCTTCCTCGAGGTGATGGATGGCATCAAGGTCGGTGTTCAGGGCGTGAACCTGCTCGACGAAGTCACCCAGACTTCGCAGGTCATCGACTTTGCCGGGACGCGCGTGCGCCGCTCGGCATTCCGGAACGATCGCCGCTTCACATTCCTGGCGCGCTTCGACTTCTAA
- a CDS encoding LacI family DNA-binding transcriptional regulator, with the protein MARRRQSVTIKHVAADAGVSLQTVSRVINDGPNVRPEMKERVQASIDKLGYVPSIAAQRMSGSRSYLILALNDRERTLEEWEARQGSDWVNQMLLGGMLTANQHGYRMMVELVDTHNDHVERELGAAIAALQPDGVILTPPHSENVLIADLLSGMGIPFARIGSLDEGPGIAMTMDDEGNARKATEHLIGLGHTAIGFIAGPSDYSLSAWRVEGWRKAMETAGLSTERLLASGDFGYDSGLNAAQDLLNETPRPTAIIASSDQMTLATLEVARNRGIAVPADLSLISFDNTPIVNFTDPPLTAVDQPIAKTTSRAVELLIEASRKGVRPDAPVNVSGKLVQRASTAPPRHHDNT; encoded by the coding sequence ATGGCTCGCAGGCGCCAGTCTGTAACAATCAAACATGTTGCCGCCGATGCAGGGGTATCCCTGCAAACGGTCAGCCGCGTCATCAATGACGGGCCCAATGTCCGGCCCGAGATGAAGGAACGGGTACAGGCTTCGATCGATAAGCTCGGCTACGTCCCGTCCATCGCGGCCCAGCGAATGAGCGGGTCTCGCTCCTACCTTATCCTTGCACTGAACGACCGCGAGCGGACGCTTGAGGAGTGGGAGGCGCGCCAGGGCAGTGACTGGGTCAACCAGATGCTCTTGGGTGGTATGCTCACGGCGAACCAGCACGGCTATCGCATGATGGTCGAATTGGTGGACACCCACAACGATCATGTCGAGCGCGAACTCGGCGCGGCGATCGCGGCGCTGCAGCCGGATGGTGTTATCCTGACGCCACCACACTCCGAGAATGTGTTGATAGCCGACTTGCTGTCGGGAATGGGCATTCCCTTTGCCCGCATCGGTTCGCTCGACGAAGGACCGGGCATCGCGATGACGATGGATGACGAGGGGAACGCTCGCAAGGCGACCGAACATTTGATCGGTCTCGGCCATACTGCGATCGGATTCATTGCCGGTCCGTCAGACTATTCTCTCAGTGCATGGCGTGTGGAGGGGTGGCGCAAGGCAATGGAAACTGCCGGACTTTCAACCGAACGACTGCTGGCGAGTGGAGATTTCGGATACGATAGCGGCCTCAATGCAGCGCAAGACCTGCTCAACGAAACCCCGCGTCCAACCGCTATCATCGCGAGCAGTGATCAGATGACGCTGGCAACTCTGGAAGTGGCGCGCAATCGGGGCATCGCGGTACCTGCTGATTTGTCATTGATCAGTTTCGACAACACGCCGATTGTCAATTTCACCGATCCCCCGCTGACAGCAGTCGACCAGCCGATCGCCAAGACGACATCTCGCGCGGTCGAGCTGCTGATTGAGGCAAGCCGTAAAGGGGTGCGACCAGATGCGCCAGTGAACGTCTCGGGCAAGCTGGTGCAACGGGCGAGCACGGCACCGCCCCGCCACCATGACAATACCTGA
- a CDS encoding MFS transporter: MTIPETYPCQSVRFLLLYALAVAGGAVAYIPFLTVLLPVQVTRLAGSEDVSWLAYATLGGALMASLSNILFGWLSDRTRNRTAWIAIGMVLSGVLLVAMAKATTLTTLIALIATWQVGLNMMLAPLAAWAGDTIPDGQKGTLGGLLAFAPALGALAGAIVTIPGLAVAESRLWIVAALVAVMVLPVLAFGKPNALPHLMDDAVADAGSNDPHALKSRSSVIRMWLARLLIQIAEAALFAYLLFWFRSIDEGIGDNDTARIFTFVLAVAVPVALIVGRWSDRTGRPILPLMMASGMSATGLIVMAMAGSLAFAISGYVLFSLSASVFLSLHTSQTLRVLPRARHRGRDLGVFNLTNTVPSLIMPWLTLALVPVFGFAGLFWLLGGLAFVASVLLAGMLQSPAKTAN; encoded by the coding sequence ATGACAATACCTGAAACATACCCGTGCCAGTCGGTGCGGTTTCTTCTCCTCTATGCGCTGGCTGTGGCAGGTGGTGCGGTCGCATACATTCCCTTCCTGACGGTTCTGCTTCCGGTACAGGTGACCCGACTTGCGGGAAGCGAGGACGTTTCGTGGCTGGCCTATGCAACACTCGGTGGGGCGTTGATGGCCAGCCTATCGAACATCCTGTTCGGGTGGTTGAGCGACCGGACCCGCAACCGAACGGCATGGATTGCCATTGGCATGGTGCTGTCCGGGGTGCTGCTGGTGGCGATGGCCAAGGCTACAACCCTCACTACTCTGATTGCCCTAATTGCAACTTGGCAAGTCGGGCTCAACATGATGCTTGCGCCTTTGGCTGCGTGGGCCGGAGACACAATACCCGACGGGCAAAAAGGAACGTTGGGCGGGCTCTTGGCGTTTGCACCCGCGCTTGGGGCACTAGCCGGTGCCATAGTTACAATTCCCGGTTTGGCCGTTGCGGAATCACGCCTGTGGATCGTGGCCGCCTTGGTTGCCGTTATGGTTCTGCCCGTGCTCGCATTCGGCAAACCCAATGCGTTGCCGCATTTGATGGACGATGCGGTTGCGGACGCAGGATCGAACGATCCGCACGCTCTCAAAAGCCGATCCTCTGTCATTCGGATGTGGCTGGCGCGGCTCTTGATCCAGATCGCAGAGGCCGCGCTGTTCGCCTATTTGCTGTTCTGGTTCCGCTCTATCGACGAAGGCATCGGGGACAATGATACCGCCAGAATTTTTACCTTCGTCCTCGCGGTAGCTGTCCCCGTGGCGCTCATTGTCGGGCGATGGTCGGACCGGACGGGAAGGCCAATCCTGCCGCTTATGATGGCGTCAGGCATGTCGGCAACAGGACTGATTGTGATGGCCATGGCGGGCAGTCTCGCCTTCGCCATTAGCGGTTATGTCCTGTTCTCGCTCTCTGCCTCGGTATTCCTTTCGTTGCATACCAGCCAGACCCTACGGGTCCTGCCACGCGCGCGGCATCGCGGACGGGACTTGGGCGTCTTTAACCTTACCAACACGGTGCCATCTCTCATCATGCCGTGGCTAACCTTGGCACTTGTCCCCGTCTTCGGATTTGCCGGCCTGTTCTGGCTGCTGGGCGGCTTGGCCTTTGTGGCCAGTGTCTTGTTGGCCGGGATGCTGCAATCGCCAGCGAAAACCGCCAATTAG
- a CDS encoding alpha-xenorhabdolysin family binary toxin subunit A gives MADEPNVTPANDTDEALTNLSKDEWLSMCAFFDAARYKNPTTEASMRLALGMQADEKFKPEFEESVALFGTLATIGHDFETKVKGQVLGLADDIYSYSILAEKTYGRFEELIDKFDWDGPDGVQDKLDALVKLWGADKVSGRSAKIRTRIKEILDKLVFEASSRAEKAEALYKTILDPDTGLKTRVKSVQKEFRENGKKYKAKFGEESADVIKFRKDVEALQAELKSLRKKESDEVIVLSTSPAYLAIPLFGPLILAGVDIGVGVDLALTRAKIESKQEEAKKIQAKLDTSISFVAHYKTGETMIEKIVADIDVVAPQLEKLGQGWRAIAADIGKIAHMLSEDGSQQIAQEKWDQFIVTLRTASDMWTKVGQRADVFRRFSVPKSIDDPSEIPEPLAA, from the coding sequence ATGGCTGATGAACCTAACGTAACTCCGGCAAATGACACAGACGAAGCCCTCACGAACCTGAGCAAGGACGAATGGCTGAGCATGTGCGCCTTCTTTGACGCTGCGCGATACAAGAACCCAACCACCGAAGCATCCATGCGGCTTGCGCTCGGCATGCAGGCAGATGAGAAGTTCAAGCCGGAGTTCGAGGAATCCGTCGCGCTATTCGGGACCCTCGCAACCATCGGCCACGATTTCGAAACCAAGGTCAAAGGCCAGGTACTTGGTCTGGCCGATGACATCTACAGCTACTCCATTCTTGCCGAGAAGACTTACGGGCGATTCGAAGAGCTGATCGACAAGTTCGACTGGGACGGTCCCGACGGGGTTCAGGACAAGCTCGACGCGCTCGTCAAACTGTGGGGTGCGGACAAGGTCTCGGGCCGGTCAGCCAAGATCAGGACCCGCATCAAGGAAATCCTCGACAAGCTGGTGTTCGAAGCCTCGAGCCGCGCAGAAAAGGCGGAGGCGCTCTACAAAACCATTCTCGATCCCGACACGGGGCTGAAGACCAGGGTCAAGAGCGTACAGAAGGAGTTCCGTGAGAACGGCAAGAAGTACAAGGCAAAATTTGGCGAAGAAAGCGCAGATGTCATCAAGTTTCGCAAGGACGTCGAAGCATTACAGGCGGAATTGAAGAGTCTGCGTAAAAAAGAGAGCGACGAAGTGATCGTGTTGTCCACTTCTCCCGCCTATCTCGCCATTCCGCTGTTCGGCCCGCTCATCCTGGCGGGGGTCGACATTGGTGTCGGGGTCGATCTTGCTCTCACCCGCGCCAAGATTGAATCCAAGCAAGAAGAAGCGAAAAAGATCCAGGCGAAACTGGACACGTCGATTTCCTTCGTCGCGCACTACAAGACGGGGGAAACGATGATCGAGAAGATTGTCGCCGATATCGACGTCGTTGCGCCGCAGCTGGAAAAACTCGGCCAGGGCTGGCGCGCCATCGCTGCCGATATCGGCAAGATTGCGCATATGCTGAGCGAGGATGGCAGTCAGCAAATCGCCCAGGAAAAATGGGATCAGTTTATCGTCACTCTCCGCACAGCCAGCGATATGTGGACCAAGGTTGGTCAGCGGGCCGATGTCTTCCGCCGGTTCTCGGTGCCCAAGTCGATCGACGACCCTTCCGAAATTCCGGAACCGCTGGCCGCCTAA
- a CDS encoding glycoside hydrolase family 16 protein, giving the protein MKETTMRIPLSLVLAGGLATLSACDRPAVLGETPAQDGWELAWSDEFDGTAIDRAKWDFDIDCWGGGNNEQQCYTDRAENASIVDGKLVITARKEDFTGPALPPYLAADAEDPDATASQPFTSARMVTRGKAAWKYGKIEVRAKLPQGQGTWPAIWMMPEDQVYGRWAQSGEIDIMEAVNLGVECDNGCEEGGENTILGTLHFGGGWPDNDLASTEFNYPPVLDDGFHTFGVIWSEGRFIWTVDGRKFAEKKAGDWYTTESEDPNAPFDQRFHLILNLAIGGGLPEERALGGVSPDGFPKQMEIDWVRVWQCGPDPATGSGCVLEGDQ; this is encoded by the coding sequence ATGAAGGAAACGACTATGCGCATTCCGCTATCATTGGTCCTAGCTGGAGGATTGGCGACACTGTCGGCCTGTGATCGGCCCGCTGTTCTTGGCGAAACGCCAGCGCAAGATGGCTGGGAATTGGCCTGGTCCGACGAATTCGACGGCACCGCGATCGATCGCGCGAAATGGGATTTCGATATCGATTGCTGGGGCGGCGGCAATAACGAACAGCAATGCTACACCGACCGGGCGGAGAATGCCTCTATTGTCGACGGCAAGCTGGTCATCACCGCGCGCAAAGAGGACTTCACCGGACCGGCCCTGCCACCATACCTTGCTGCCGATGCAGAGGATCCGGATGCGACGGCTAGCCAGCCGTTCACCAGCGCCCGGATGGTCACGCGCGGCAAGGCGGCGTGGAAATACGGCAAGATCGAAGTGCGGGCGAAGCTGCCACAAGGGCAGGGCACATGGCCCGCAATCTGGATGATGCCCGAAGACCAGGTTTACGGTCGATGGGCGCAGTCGGGCGAAATCGACATCATGGAAGCGGTCAATCTGGGTGTTGAATGCGATAATGGGTGCGAGGAAGGTGGCGAGAACACGATCCTCGGCACGCTCCATTTCGGCGGCGGCTGGCCTGATAATGATCTCGCGAGCACCGAATTCAATTATCCTCCGGTGCTCGACGACGGGTTCCACACATTTGGCGTTATCTGGAGCGAAGGGCGGTTCATCTGGACGGTCGATGGCAGGAAATTCGCCGAGAAGAAGGCGGGCGACTGGTACACGACGGAAAGTGAGGATCCGAATGCGCCGTTTGACCAGCGTTTCCACCTGATCCTGAACCTGGCGATCGGCGGCGGTTTGCCGGAAGAACGCGCCCTTGGTGGCGTATCGCCAGACGGCTTCCCCAAGCAGATGGAGATTGACTGGGTTCGTGTCTGGCAATGCGGCCCAGACCCCGCTACCGGTTCGGGCTGTGTCCTGGAGGGGGATCAGTAA
- a CDS encoding tryptophan halogenase family protein — MAIRNIVIVGGGTAGWMAAAALSRLKQSGLVEVTLVESEAIGTVGVGEATIPPFVEFNQILDIDERQMLSEIQGTFKLGIQFVNWGNQGDSYFHPFGNYGYEIEGMHFHQVWHKYRQSGDPRPLHAYSPETMAASHRKFMRTDGMQRDDLPPINYAYHLDAGRYAKFLRTYAEKRGVVRKEGKVTDVRQDPESGYVTSIAIDDGTELSGDFFVDCSGFRGLLIEQALETGYEEWTHWLPCNRAVAIPSARKGAPLPYTRATAHAAGWQWQVPLQHRNGNGHVYCDAYMEQDEATEILLANIDGEPMADPNHLRFVTGKRKKFWNKNVVAIGLSAGFMEPLESTSIHLINTAINKLVSLLSLDGITQAQEDAFNRLTMKEYVRIRDFLILHYKATERTDSEFWNYCRTMDVPDSLKEKIDLFRLNGQIFREEDELFTATSWVAVMLGQGIVPEGHNPMADTVAEPGTQKEMAEIEKSIQYLVKQMPSHEEFLRKYCPAKAA, encoded by the coding sequence ATGGCTATCAGGAATATCGTGATCGTCGGTGGTGGTACGGCTGGCTGGATGGCCGCAGCCGCATTGTCGCGACTCAAGCAAAGCGGCCTCGTCGAAGTCACTCTGGTCGAATCGGAAGCCATCGGGACCGTGGGAGTCGGGGAAGCGACCATCCCCCCCTTCGTGGAATTCAATCAGATTCTCGACATCGACGAGCGCCAGATGCTCTCGGAAATCCAGGGCACATTCAAGCTCGGCATCCAGTTCGTGAACTGGGGCAATCAGGGTGACAGCTATTTTCACCCCTTCGGCAATTACGGCTACGAGATTGAAGGAATGCACTTCCACCAGGTCTGGCACAAATATCGCCAGTCCGGTGACCCCCGCCCGCTGCACGCCTACAGCCCGGAAACCATGGCCGCGAGCCACCGCAAGTTCATGCGCACCGACGGCATGCAACGCGATGACTTGCCCCCGATCAACTACGCCTATCATCTCGATGCGGGCCGCTATGCCAAATTCCTGCGCACATATGCCGAGAAGCGCGGCGTTGTGCGCAAGGAAGGCAAGGTCACCGATGTCCGGCAGGATCCCGAATCCGGCTACGTCACGTCGATCGCGATCGATGACGGCACTGAGTTATCCGGCGATTTCTTCGTCGATTGCTCTGGCTTTCGCGGTTTGCTTATCGAGCAGGCGCTGGAGACCGGCTACGAGGAATGGACCCATTGGCTGCCGTGCAACCGGGCCGTGGCCATCCCGTCTGCGCGCAAGGGCGCCCCCCTACCCTATACCCGCGCAACAGCGCATGCGGCAGGCTGGCAGTGGCAGGTCCCGCTCCAACACCGCAACGGCAACGGGCATGTCTATTGCGATGCCTATATGGAGCAGGACGAGGCGACCGAGATCCTGCTGGCCAATATCGACGGCGAACCGATGGCAGATCCGAACCATCTGCGTTTCGTGACCGGCAAGCGGAAAAAGTTCTGGAACAAGAACGTGGTGGCGATTGGCCTCTCGGCCGGATTTATGGAACCGCTCGAATCCACTTCGATCCACTTGATCAATACCGCCATCAACAAGTTGGTCTCCCTGCTTTCGCTTGATGGCATCACCCAGGCCCAGGAAGATGCCTTCAACCGGCTGACGATGAAGGAATATGTCCGCATCCGTGATTTCCTGATCCTGCACTACAAAGCGACCGAGCGGACCGATTCCGAATTCTGGAACTATTGCCGCACCATGGATGTGCCCGACAGCCTCAAGGAAAAGATCGATCTGTTCCGGCTCAACGGGCAGATCTTTCGCGAAGAGGATGAACTGTTCACTGCCACCAGCTGGGTCGCCGTGATGCTTGGGCAGGGGATCGTGCCGGAGGGGCACAATCCGATGGCCGATACAGTGGCGGAACCTGGCACCCAGAAGGAAATGGCCGAGATCGAGAAGTCGATTCAATATCTCGTAAAGCAGATGCCGAGCCATGAAGAATTCTTGCGCAAGTATTGCCCTGCCAAAGCCGCCTGA